One genomic segment of Virgibacillus doumboii includes these proteins:
- a CDS encoding DMT family transporter, with translation MKKAWIYVALTCLLELVWVFGFNFAASWWQWGLVAGVIMLDFHFFRKACEALPTGTVYAIFASAGTVGTALMDAFLFDGSLNMLKIVFIMLLILGVVGLKLADSADEKRNKGGSW, from the coding sequence ATGAAAAAAGCATGGATTTATGTGGCGTTAACTTGTCTTTTGGAACTGGTTTGGGTGTTTGGGTTTAATTTTGCTGCAAGCTGGTGGCAGTGGGGCTTGGTAGCTGGAGTAATCATGTTGGACTTCCATTTTTTCAGGAAGGCATGTGAAGCACTGCCAACGGGGACTGTTTATGCAATATTCGCTTCAGCAGGTACGGTTGGAACGGCCTTGATGGATGCATTTTTATTTGACGGATCATTAAATATGCTGAAAATAGTTTTCATCATGCTCCTGATTCTCGGAGTAGTAGGCTTGAAGCTTGCGGATAGTGCAGATGAAAAACGAAATAAAGGAGGTTCCTGGTAA
- a CDS encoding DMT family transporter → MGWIFVLLAAMLEISGVIGMKLYNQNSTFRNGLLFIGGFSSSLLVLYQSFSYLQVSVAYAVWVGIGTAGAVLLNMLFFGESKSLSRIVSLLAIIVGAVGLKAVS, encoded by the coding sequence ATGGGATGGATTTTTGTTTTACTGGCTGCGATGCTGGAAATTTCGGGTGTTATTGGTATGAAACTATACAATCAAAACAGCACATTCAGAAATGGTCTATTGTTTATTGGAGGATTTTCAAGTTCATTGCTGGTTCTTTATCAATCCTTTTCATATCTGCAGGTCAGCGTTGCTTATGCGGTATGGGTTGGCATTGGAACGGCTGGAGCGGTTTTACTGAACATGCTTTTTTTCGGGGAGTCAAAAAGTCTGTCCCGGATTGTGAGTCTTCTTGCGATTATTGTTGGGGCAGTTGGGTTGAAGGCAGTCTCTTAA
- a CDS encoding NAD(P)-dependent oxidoreductase, giving the protein MKIGVIGANGKAGSLILKEAADRGHDVTAIVRDAAKIADKNVSVIEKNIYDLTSVDLKQFDTVVNAFGAPLGEEQPHVDAGHALIEAIKGTDTKAIVVGGAGSLYVDENKSTQVIDTPDFPDSFKPTANGQARNLKELQETEGITWTFISPSAMFDAEGQRTGNYQSGKDNLLVNSKGDSYISYADYAVAVVDEIENPKHINERFTVVGEAE; this is encoded by the coding sequence ATGAAAATAGGAGTCATTGGAGCAAACGGAAAAGCAGGCAGCCTTATTTTAAAAGAAGCTGCTGACAGAGGGCATGATGTTACAGCAATTGTGCGGGATGCAGCTAAAATTGCGGACAAGAACGTGTCTGTTATTGAAAAAAATATCTATGATCTGACTTCAGTTGATTTAAAGCAATTTGACACAGTAGTCAACGCGTTTGGTGCCCCGCTTGGTGAGGAACAGCCACATGTTGACGCTGGACATGCTTTAATAGAGGCAATAAAAGGTACAGACACAAAGGCTATCGTTGTTGGTGGTGCCGGAAGTCTGTACGTGGACGAAAACAAATCGACTCAGGTAATCGATACACCAGACTTTCCTGATTCATTTAAACCGACAGCAAATGGCCAGGCCAGAAACCTGAAAGAATTGCAGGAGACCGAGGGCATTACTTGGACCTTCATCAGTCCTTCCGCAATGTTCGATGCTGAGGGTCAGAGAACTGGAAACTACCAGTCAGGAAAAGATAATCTCCTGGTAAATTCAAAAGGTGACAGTTATATCAGCTATGCAGATTATGCTGTTGCTGTTGTAGACGAAATTGAAAACCCGAAACATATCAATGAACGCTTTACTGTTGTCGGGGAAGCTGAATAA
- a CDS encoding Rrf2 family transcriptional regulator, translating into MKNSRFAVAVHILALTSHNPREQLTSDFIANSVNTNPVVIRRISGKLKKAGLLTSHAGIPGVAVTKESSDISLLDIYKAVQEDNEATFTMHENPNPDCAVGRNIQAVLDNKFDRAQKAMENELAAQTLQDVLHDLFD; encoded by the coding sequence ATGAAAAACAGTCGTTTTGCTGTTGCGGTTCATATTCTTGCGCTGACTTCCCATAACCCAAGGGAGCAACTCACGTCTGACTTTATTGCAAATAGTGTCAATACCAACCCGGTGGTCATTCGCCGTATATCCGGTAAATTAAAAAAAGCAGGACTGCTGACATCACATGCAGGTATCCCCGGGGTTGCTGTAACAAAAGAATCTTCTGATATCTCCTTACTGGATATCTATAAGGCCGTACAGGAAGATAATGAAGCGACTTTTACGATGCATGAAAATCCAAACCCTGATTGTGCAGTTGGCCGGAATATCCAAGCTGTACTGGACAATAAATTCGACCGTGCACAAAAGGCGATGGAAAATGAATTGGCAGCACAGACACTTCAGGATGTTTTACATGATCTCTTTGATTAA
- a CDS encoding NAD(P)/FAD-dependent oxidoreductase yields the protein MKNLVILGGGYGGLKILLDLLEQDLPDELQITVVDRNPYHSVKTEFYTIAAGTSADKDVRMQFPEDERVSYVYAEISQIDTGNQQILFEDRSEPVNYDYLVIGLGCEDNYHGIEGASKYTESVQTFGNARRAGMAIGNLKAYGKATIVGAGLSGIEVASEIRESRPDLNIRLLDRGASVLKAFDHKIQHYVEEWFFNNDVHVKHHANVEYVEKDGVCNNGVCFVNDVTIWTAGVRPNYLARELPFEKDEQDKIVINDYYQVPEQQNIYVVGDCASSEHSPSGQLAGQQGEQIAEILTAVFNGEKPKKPKKIKLKGTLGSLGSSEGFGEMMSQSVTGTIPRLAKSGVLWLNKRH from the coding sequence ATGAAAAATCTAGTCATTCTTGGTGGCGGTTATGGCGGACTTAAAATATTGCTGGATTTACTCGAGCAGGATCTGCCTGATGAATTGCAAATTACAGTAGTGGACCGAAACCCCTATCATTCGGTAAAAACAGAATTTTATACAATTGCAGCCGGCACATCGGCTGATAAAGATGTACGAATGCAATTTCCGGAAGACGAGAGAGTCAGCTATGTGTACGCTGAAATCTCACAAATTGATACAGGCAACCAGCAAATTCTTTTCGAAGATCGCAGTGAACCTGTTAACTATGATTATCTGGTCATCGGGCTTGGCTGTGAGGACAATTATCACGGTATAGAAGGCGCATCAAAATATACCGAAAGCGTCCAGACATTTGGAAATGCCCGTCGTGCCGGTATGGCGATTGGGAATTTGAAGGCTTACGGGAAAGCTACGATTGTCGGTGCCGGTCTGAGCGGTATCGAGGTGGCATCCGAAATACGGGAAAGCAGGCCGGACTTGAACATACGTCTGCTTGACAGAGGCGCTTCCGTTCTAAAAGCATTTGACCATAAAATTCAGCATTATGTGGAAGAATGGTTTTTTAACAATGATGTACACGTTAAACACCACGCGAATGTCGAATATGTGGAAAAAGACGGTGTTTGCAACAATGGTGTTTGTTTCGTGAACGATGTAACAATCTGGACAGCAGGTGTAAGGCCGAATTACCTTGCACGTGAATTACCATTTGAAAAAGACGAACAAGACAAGATTGTCATTAACGATTATTACCAGGTACCTGAGCAGCAAAATATTTATGTTGTAGGGGATTGTGCATCATCCGAGCACTCTCCAAGCGGTCAGCTGGCCGGTCAGCAAGGCGAACAAATCGCTGAGATCCTGACAGCTGTTTTTAACGGGGAAAAACCTAAAAAGCCAAAGAAAATTAAATTGAAAGGAACTCTTGGGTCACTCGGCTCATCAGAAGGGTTCGGTGAAATGATGTCACAGTCAGTAACAGGCACCATTCCACGGCTGGCTAAATCCGGTGTTTTATGGTTGAATAAGCGGCATTAA
- a CDS encoding LytTR family DNA-binding domain-containing protein — MQRLTISSLLDVIGELFSDEISIAVSNTNEYVYYRPSKRIDLKIRPGDPVKEGTIAHKALRSGQKVSEFNDRDVFGVPYLGMAVPFHSDGVLEGCVTAIYPAMTEGKSVVTVKTPDGWKPVPFDNVSLLEAKDRKTHVYTEAFIGTNKRSLQDFEYSLPRESFIRCHRSFLVNVNHIRDIYPDTHSTFLLAMKNGKQVPVSQSYSSYFRKLLGF; from the coding sequence ATGCAGAGATTAACGATTAGCTCCCTGCTTGACGTTATTGGGGAGTTGTTTTCGGATGAAATATCCATTGCTGTATCGAATACAAATGAATATGTTTATTATCGCCCGAGTAAACGAATTGATTTAAAAATAAGACCCGGTGATCCAGTAAAAGAGGGAACAATCGCACATAAAGCGTTGCGCTCAGGACAAAAGGTGTCTGAGTTTAATGATCGTGATGTGTTTGGTGTTCCCTATCTCGGGATGGCCGTTCCGTTCCACAGCGATGGCGTGCTCGAGGGGTGTGTAACTGCTATTTACCCGGCGATGACGGAAGGAAAGTCCGTTGTAACCGTGAAAACGCCGGACGGTTGGAAGCCCGTGCCATTTGATAATGTTTCACTTCTCGAGGCAAAAGACCGGAAAACACATGTTTATACCGAGGCGTTTATTGGAACAAACAAACGGTCACTGCAGGATTTTGAATATTCCCTGCCAAGAGAATCGTTTATTCGCTGCCACCGTTCGTTCCTCGTCAATGTAAATCACATCAGGGACATTTATCCTGATACGCATTCCACATTTCTTCTGGCGATGAAGAACGGGAAACAAGTTCCTGTCAGCCAATCGTACTCGAGTTATTTTCGGAAGTTGCTTGGGTTTTGA
- a CDS encoding acetyl-CoA hydrolase/transferase family protein produces MTTNYERIRDPRLQNRVVSAEEAASWIKDGMTLGMSGFTRAGDVKAVPTALIERAETENFKVNVFTGASLGSDIDKMFAEAEIVNKRLPFQADPTMRKKINQGEHLFVDHHLSHTAELIRGNVLETVDFAILEAIAISEDGLIIPSTSVGNSLAFAENAENVIIELNMAQPELLEGIHDLYSPGKQGERNPIPLTKPDDQIGSTGIQIDPAKIKGIVFTNQVDSPSTIVPPDHETKIMADHLLDFLRSEVEAGRLTERLAPLQSGIGSVANAVLHGMVDSEFENLDVYSEVLQDAVFDLIDAGKVNFASCCSITLSEAKMKQVFSDFGKYRDKLIMRPQEITNHPEIIRRLGLISINTALEFDIYGNVNSTHVSGTKMMNGIGGSGDFARNARLAIFVTKSIAKKGDISSIVPFASHIDHTEHDVDVVVTEQGYADLRGLAPRERVPMIIENCAHPIYREQLWGYYQEALERGGQTPHVLEKALSWHTNFKENGTMRQLAAETV; encoded by the coding sequence ATGACAACTAACTATGAACGCATCAGAGACCCTCGCCTCCAGAACCGTGTTGTTTCAGCTGAGGAAGCTGCTTCATGGATCAAGGATGGCATGACGTTAGGGATGAGCGGATTTACTCGTGCAGGTGATGTGAAAGCGGTGCCAACAGCATTAATCGAACGCGCGGAAACTGAAAATTTTAAAGTTAATGTATTTACTGGAGCATCTTTAGGTTCGGATATCGATAAAATGTTCGCTGAAGCAGAGATTGTAAACAAGCGTTTACCGTTTCAGGCAGATCCGACAATGCGGAAGAAGATAAACCAGGGTGAACATCTATTTGTGGACCATCACCTTTCACACACTGCTGAACTTATTCGAGGTAATGTACTGGAAACAGTTGATTTTGCGATTTTGGAAGCGATTGCTATTTCGGAGGATGGATTGATTATCCCATCTACTTCGGTTGGGAACTCCCTGGCTTTTGCTGAAAACGCTGAAAACGTTATTATCGAGCTTAATATGGCACAGCCTGAGCTGCTGGAAGGTATCCATGATTTATACAGCCCGGGAAAACAAGGGGAACGTAACCCAATTCCACTAACAAAGCCGGATGATCAAATTGGCTCGACAGGTATTCAAATTGATCCGGCGAAAATAAAAGGGATTGTATTTACCAATCAGGTCGATTCACCGTCAACAATTGTACCACCTGACCATGAAACTAAGATTATGGCGGATCATTTACTGGATTTTCTGCGAAGTGAAGTCGAAGCAGGCAGATTAACCGAACGGCTCGCACCACTCCAATCAGGTATCGGATCGGTTGCCAATGCCGTACTGCATGGCATGGTGGATTCCGAGTTTGAAAATCTGGATGTTTATTCCGAAGTATTGCAGGATGCAGTGTTTGATTTAATCGACGCCGGAAAAGTTAATTTTGCTTCCTGCTGTTCGATTACCTTGTCAGAAGCAAAAATGAAGCAGGTATTCTCCGATTTCGGAAAATACCGTGATAAATTAATCATGAGGCCGCAGGAAATTACCAATCATCCGGAAATCATCCGCCGGCTCGGGTTAATCTCCATTAATACAGCATTGGAATTTGACATTTATGGAAACGTTAACTCCACACATGTATCAGGCACGAAAATGATGAATGGGATCGGTGGTTCCGGCGATTTCGCCCGTAATGCCCGACTTGCTATTTTTGTAACGAAATCAATTGCTAAAAAAGGTGACATTTCAAGTATTGTTCCGTTCGCCTCCCATATCGATCACACGGAACATGACGTTGATGTGGTCGTTACAGAGCAAGGTTATGCTGATCTCCGGGGATTGGCTCCACGTGAACGTGTGCCGATGATCATCGAAAACTGCGCACATCCGATATATCGTGAGCAATTGTGGGGGTATTACCAGGAAGCACTTGAGCGCGGTGGACAAACACCGCACGTACTCGAAAAGGCTTTATCATGGCATACGAATTTTAAGGAAAATGGCACAATGCGCCAGCTTGCAGCAGAAACTGTATAA
- a CDS encoding DUF3231 family protein: MESKQVPLVSSEYATLWVVYQKKSMMVQVIGRFASINQDPEITEILQTFLDKEKEFVNEIADIFKQEGAAVPVAFTENDVYPDAPRLFDDIYHAQYLRMMMKIATGIHALHMSMTYRADIMALYKKFSAFAEENCEKTTQLLLNRGALSKSPAVTAPDHVAFAKEKDYRDGFKLSGQRRSLNMVEVAYLYQGIESNVTGMKLMTGAAQVAKEKEIRKYFFRGKEISKSIISKFSNVLMDSDINAPTTSAGLVTDSTTAPFSDKLFMYNTSLLSTFGLGSSALGTSFSLRNDLPLKMAMAGKDIFNFASDGGNLMIKYGWTEEPPQMVDRTKLSKDK, from the coding sequence TTGGAAAGTAAACAAGTACCATTAGTTTCATCAGAATATGCAACACTTTGGGTTGTCTATCAAAAGAAATCAATGATGGTTCAGGTTATTGGGCGTTTTGCGTCGATAAACCAGGATCCTGAAATAACAGAAATATTGCAAACATTTCTTGACAAGGAAAAGGAATTTGTAAATGAAATAGCTGACATTTTCAAACAGGAGGGAGCAGCAGTTCCTGTTGCTTTCACTGAAAACGATGTGTACCCGGATGCACCACGATTGTTTGATGATATTTATCATGCCCAGTATTTACGTATGATGATGAAAATTGCTACGGGAATCCATGCATTGCATATGTCGATGACTTATCGGGCCGATATTATGGCCCTGTACAAAAAGTTTTCGGCCTTTGCAGAAGAAAACTGTGAAAAAACGACACAACTGTTACTAAATAGAGGAGCGCTTTCCAAATCACCAGCTGTTACAGCACCTGACCATGTTGCGTTCGCCAAGGAAAAGGATTATCGTGATGGCTTTAAACTGTCAGGGCAAAGACGATCATTAAACATGGTAGAAGTTGCTTATCTTTATCAGGGTATCGAGTCAAATGTGACAGGGATGAAGCTGATGACAGGTGCCGCTCAAGTGGCTAAGGAAAAAGAAATCCGCAAATATTTTTTTAGAGGAAAAGAAATATCTAAATCGATAATATCAAAATTCAGTAATGTGTTAATGGATAGTGACATTAATGCACCAACAACATCAGCCGGATTGGTTACTGATTCTACCACTGCTCCATTTTCAGATAAGCTTTTCATGTATAATACGTCTCTGTTAAGCACCTTTGGATTAGGGAGCAGTGCTTTAGGTACTTCTTTTTCCCTGAGAAATGATTTGCCGCTGAAAATGGCAATGGCTGGTAAGGATATTTTCAACTTTGCGAGTGACGGAGGAAACCTCATGATTAAATACGGATGGACAGAGGAACCACCACAAATGGTTGACAGAACGAAATTGTCGAAGGATAAGTAA
- a CDS encoding carbohydrate kinase has product MNEKEQKIVELIKQNPYISQQELAESLGLSRPSIANLISGLVKKGYIRGKAYVLNDLKQILCIGGANVDRKFYIKDKLQLGTSNPIRSTQTTGGVARNIAENLGRLGMDATLLTVSGSDTEWNYIAEKSSPYMNLDEVAQFSNTSTGSYTAVLDESGDLVLGLADMDVFDLMIPEWIGQHTALLHQAKCILADLNCPKDTLLFLCQFAKKRDIPLIFVAVSAPKMKHIPDELDGLTWMITNLDESEAYFDNKLTPQEAVEKWLESGVVNAVVTNGKEGAVVGNEKEGIYHVPALETSEIVDVTGAGDAFSSAVTYAWFEGKSLVDSTRAGIVNAAKTLQSTHTVRQDLSPLKLEEDMEELS; this is encoded by the coding sequence ATGAACGAAAAGGAACAAAAGATTGTAGAATTAATTAAACAAAATCCGTACATATCGCAGCAGGAACTGGCAGAATCATTGGGGTTGTCCCGTCCCTCTATTGCAAATCTTATTTCAGGACTGGTGAAAAAGGGGTATATACGGGGGAAAGCATACGTATTAAATGATTTGAAGCAGATCCTTTGTATCGGCGGTGCCAATGTAGACAGAAAGTTTTATATTAAGGATAAACTTCAATTAGGAACGTCCAACCCAATACGCTCAACACAAACCACTGGCGGCGTCGCACGGAATATTGCCGAAAACCTGGGACGGCTGGGGATGGATGCGACATTGCTTACGGTTAGCGGATCTGACACAGAATGGAATTATATCGCAGAGAAGTCATCGCCATATATGAATCTTGATGAGGTGGCACAATTCTCAAACACATCAACCGGCTCATACACTGCAGTTTTGGATGAATCGGGTGATCTTGTTCTCGGATTGGCGGATATGGATGTTTTTGATTTAATGATTCCGGAATGGATCGGGCAGCATACCGCTCTTTTACATCAGGCGAAATGCATCCTTGCTGACTTAAATTGCCCAAAAGATACACTTCTTTTTTTATGCCAATTTGCCAAGAAACGTGACATTCCACTTATCTTCGTGGCAGTTTCAGCACCGAAAATGAAGCATATTCCTGATGAATTGGATGGATTGACCTGGATGATTACGAATCTTGATGAGTCAGAAGCTTATTTTGACAATAAATTAACCCCGCAGGAAGCTGTTGAAAAATGGTTGGAATCGGGTGTTGTTAATGCAGTGGTAACGAACGGAAAAGAAGGTGCAGTAGTCGGGAATGAGAAGGAAGGGATTTATCATGTGCCTGCACTTGAAACAAGTGAAATAGTCGATGTAACCGGGGCAGGCGATGCTTTCTCATCAGCTGTCACGTATGCGTGGTTTGAAGGGAAGAGCCTGGTTGACAGCACCAGGGCCGGAATTGTCAATGCTGCAAAAACATTGCAGTCAACTCATACCGTTCGTCAGGATTTATCACCATTAAAATTGGAAGAAGATATGGAGGAGTTATCATGA
- a CDS encoding pseudouridine-5'-phosphate glycosidase, giving the protein MKNYISLSEEVRTAKEQRKPIVALESTIISHGMPYPQNVQTAREVEQIIRDHGAIPATIAILDGKIKIGLNDDELEDFGNSKGVAKASRRDLPYLLATGKKGATTVAATMICAELAEIKTFVTGGIGGVHRGAETTMDISADLEELAKTDVAVICAGAKSILDLGLTMEYLETKGVPVMGYQTDVLPAFYTRTSPFPVNVRADDAETVASTLKAKWDLNLTGGAVIANPIPEEYAMAEKDITAVIETALKEAQEQQISGKEVTPFMLSKVKELTGGKSLDANIALVKHNAHVGAEIAVKLAGMES; this is encoded by the coding sequence ATGAAAAATTATATTTCACTATCAGAAGAAGTTCGTACAGCGAAAGAGCAAAGAAAACCTATTGTAGCATTGGAGTCCACGATTATTTCACATGGCATGCCATATCCGCAAAACGTTCAGACAGCACGCGAAGTGGAACAGATTATTCGTGACCATGGTGCGATTCCTGCAACAATAGCTATCCTGGATGGGAAAATCAAAATCGGTCTGAATGATGATGAACTGGAAGACTTTGGTAACAGTAAAGGTGTTGCCAAAGCTTCACGCCGTGATCTCCCTTATTTGCTGGCTACCGGGAAAAAAGGTGCGACGACCGTAGCTGCTACAATGATTTGTGCCGAACTGGCCGAGATCAAAACGTTTGTAACCGGTGGAATCGGCGGTGTTCATCGTGGTGCAGAAACAACGATGGATATCTCTGCAGACCTTGAGGAACTTGCTAAAACAGATGTAGCGGTTATTTGTGCAGGGGCAAAATCGATTCTTGATCTTGGTCTTACCATGGAATACCTCGAAACAAAAGGTGTGCCAGTTATGGGGTATCAGACAGATGTATTACCGGCCTTTTACACACGGACAAGCCCATTTCCTGTTAACGTTCGGGCTGATGATGCCGAAACAGTTGCTTCCACACTGAAAGCTAAGTGGGATTTAAATTTGACCGGTGGAGCTGTCATTGCCAACCCGATTCCGGAAGAATATGCGATGGCTGAAAAGGACATAACAGCTGTTATTGAAACGGCACTGAAGGAAGCGCAGGAGCAGCAAATTTCCGGGAAAGAGGTAACCCCGTTTATGCTCAGCAAAGTAAAAGAACTGACTGGCGGCAAGAGCCTCGATGCCAATATTGCATTAGTGAAACATAACGCGCATGTTGGAGCAGAAATTGCTGTGAAATTGGCAGGAATGGAATCATAA